The Microtus pennsylvanicus isolate mMicPen1 chromosome 14, mMicPen1.hap1, whole genome shotgun sequence DNA window GGCCTCTGATACACTAGGGAGTATTCAGCAGAGCTGAAGACTGATAACGGGGGAGGGAGGAGGTATTGGGGATAGCGTTTACAGGGAGGGGAgcctggaagaggggaagaggtcTGTGGGTGGGTGGCCTACCTGGATTTCTAGTAGCTGTTGTGGCCTCTGCTCTAGCAGGGAGTCTCTACCTGAGATGGGGATGGGAATGTGCCcaaaaggaggggaagggggcTAGGGATAGTGTCAAAGGGGGAATACCAATAAAGTGGGGGAGGTCCATGGGTGGGCAGTCTATCTGGTCTTCTGGCAGGCATGGCTTGTATTCGGGCAGTGGAAGTTTGCTGGAGTTAGGAGCTGGAACACAACGCAGGGTCAGGAGGGACAGCTGAGGATTGGGTCTGTTGAAAGCTGAAGTAGATGCGATCTTCAGGCAGAAGGCATAGCTGATGGTCTGGCCAATATGGCCTGTGGATTTACAGTGGGTGTCTGCCCAAGGGAACTGAGAGAGTctaattttgattatatttttaacactgtctAGTGCAAATGTTATGTCTCCAATGGCTGGCTGCCTTGATGTAATATAGAAAGAAGTATACATACCTCTTACATGAGGCTATGTAGCAGAATAGATCCATGGAGAAAAAGGTTATCAAAGCTACATGCAtgctgcctgctttcttagaacTTGAACATTATCTGACCATGCTCAGCCACAAATACATCATTTCAGGGTATGCACTGTTAGGTTCACTCAGGAACGTCTCTTCCAGTTTCCTTATCTCTGAGCAGCCAACTAGCAGTGCTTGAGTCCACTAACACTGGCTCACATACACAGACTGTGTACTTCTCTAGGTTTGTGTTGAGTAACATCACTCCGGCATTTTAAATGGATAATAGACTATTGGTGTCTAATAAAACAGCAAACACTGCACATTATAACTTTCTCTTCCTTACCCCCAAACTCCCATGATgagttaatgaaaaaaaaaaaggaaataaactgtgttctaaatgtattttgtgtgtgtgtgtgtgtgtgtgtgtgtgtgtgtgtatagcgaGGTACACAATTGGAAGAGAGAGGACAACACTCAGGATTCTTTTCAGTCCTTCCACTATGTCTATCCCAAGATTTGAGTTCATAGTTTCTGCTAAACAGCCTGGCCACTGAGCATCCAGGATTGACCTGTTTCTGTTTCCTACTTCCCAGGGCTGAATTAcaatgcatgccaccatgcctggcttttatgtgggtgctgggcatataaattcaggtcctcatgtttgtgcatTGTTGCGAGCTAGGCTCGGTTGGAGATTGTCCAGAGCCCTGAAGATGAGATGTAGATATTATCGTGTAGACATAGTCATACACGATAGGCCAGCTACGGACTGGTGCCAGAGCCTACCGACATTTCCCCTGCATGTATGTGGTCAAATGTTCCAGACACTGAGATGTCAAATGCTTTGTGTGCCATCCTAGAATATACCTTGCTAAAAAGGAATCTGAGATAGCCTGAGCTCCCTGCAGCCTATTCCTAGCTTTAGACTCTTTCCTTATGTCCTCCCTGATTTGCTCTGGGGTCCAGTCAGGAACCCTGACACTGTTGGACTGGGTCAAGTGGCAGTGGAACAGGGACAGAAGTAAGAGAATACCTGTTGACAAGGTAGGCACAGCCCTGAAGTTTCAGGTTTAGACGCAGCACGCCTGGcctgaaggaagaggcaggacaaTCCGTAGTAAAACTTGGTAGAAGATTCCAAggaaaacttgatttttttttcaattgcttTACTCTCTGCCTCATTCTCCATTATGTCATGTGTCACCGAAACACTCAGCaaaaaattttgcttttgtgcaaaagataaaaataacaaatcaaGAAATAGGGATAAAAGGCCTGAGGACTCAGAAGCTGTTCAGCTCTTGAATTACTTTCACTTCATGAGGCCTTAGGATGAAGAGgaagtctctctttttttttttttgatgatacAGTCATAAAATCACACAAAAAGGCTCTGACCTGCTTGGCGGAGTCAAGTGGCCCTCCTCTTTTATCCTGTAAGGGGACTGACTGACTGTTAGATCCCCAGTTAAAGCCTTCTGCCTTTCTTTTGTAGAAGCTGGGCAAGCCTGGGCTCCCTAATAAAGTATTTTGGACGGAAAAGCCTGCTTGTTTTTCTGGATTAATTCCACTATAGCATGGAATTCCTCCTCAAGGGAAGAGGGGGTGACTGGTTGAAGCAGCCACAGGGGATTggggtgcgggggtgggggtgtttcGGGGTGGGCATGGAGACTGACTCAAACACTTCACAGGACGAAGGACTAAGCTATTTCCCACCTTCAAGTCCCCTTTCTGCCCCCACTGCGGTCCTTCGTTTGTACACATTCAAGTTTTCCCAGCTCAAATTTCTAAATCTAATTCCCCCAACTGTCTCTTGGATGGAACTGAGTTAATGATCTGCCTCCTTATCAGAGCTATTGCCAAATTGTCCTGCGTGTCTGAGCCCAGAAGGGACTCTGGAATGTGGGATTCGGCTCTCTCGCCATCAGATTCACGTTTCTTCGCTTGGTATGTTACCCCAAATCCCCGGCCCGGGGTCAGGCCAACGCCCTGTCtctgtaacaacaacaaaaagaatcctAAGAAATTGGGTCTAAAAGGTAAAAAGCTAGTCCCATGACTCCATGGCTTGGAGCTGCTTCCACCATGCCCCATCCAGGACTGGGCCGATAACTTTTCTTGGGGACTCCACCCCACCCTCTTCTCCTCAGCCCCTCATCTCTTCTGCACCCTTGAGAGAATTCTCACCTATGATTCCGACCTCTCCATCAGCTCTCTGTGGGCTCAGCCTTCTTAAGCTGAGGAAatgttcattttataattttaatgttttgttttacatttgacAGTTTTGAAGGTAGGCTCTGCTGGGTCTCAGTTCATTGTTACTGCCGCTGCTTGGTGTCTCTAGGCCCATTTTCCTCTGGGAGAGATATTCCTTCCCCCTCAGTATGCCTTTGTGCCACACGGCAGTTTTTGCGTTTCCAAATCTAACAATACACTGACTAAAGATATCTATGTCGTTTCCCTTTcacaatgaaaagtataaaaacacaatccctacaaaattatgtttaaatttaGTCTTGTTTTATTAAAATGCCTCATGTATGATTAAGTATCCCTAGTCAGTCTACATACGGATCATGCTTTGTTTCTTTGCAACATGTACTTAGCCGTGTTGTGGAGTTGGCACTCCTGTCGATGCCAATCTGGGCTGGCTGCCTTACCAGTGGCGGCGGTTGGGACTGAAGCTTACGTCATCATATGCACGTGCCTGCCACGGCCAGGTCCTAGCTTGGAGTTGCATGGCAAAATGTGCCCCATGAAAGGCCCTGGCCACCCCAGATCGTTCTCTTTGTcttgttccttttctctctctcctcctctctctgtcttgttcactctctctttctccaggtttcctctgtctgtctctctcacatcCGCACTCAGaggctgcctttctctctctccccctccgcCAATAAACCTCTTACATTAAATCTGTTGCTCATGGCCTTAGCAGCTCACCGTGGCCGGCCTGCTAAAGGTTGCTTTTCAACTGATTTATCACTATGAGTCCCTAATTGACTTCTAAGTAGATGCATGTGTAAGCTAACGGTGGTTAACTTGGCCTAACTTCATTTTGTTCACTGCAAAACTAGagctaaaaaaatatatatataataaacaatgaTACAGGATAATGGCCTTGAATCTTCCTTTAAAATAACTAGTgtgaatttctaaatttaaaaaaaaatgtaaaactgtttttaaaaacaagatataTATAACGATACGGTTCTGGTCAATGTTGTCCTTGATCTTTATCCCAGTTCTGGCTCTACAATATGCATACATCTGTCCCTttacatatgttttatatatacatgaatgTACACAGAAATACTTGGATCATGCATTTCTCATGGGCTCTCCCCTAATATACCTAAGGCAAGGTAAAAGCGTATACAAGAAGGATGTCAGCTTgcccctgcttctctctccaccttccgaCTGTCTTGTAACTGAGGTGGCTATGTGTAAGAATACGGTACAGAAAACATCCCTCCTAGTTTTTTTGTAGGACGCCATACTTCAAAGCCTAGAATTAGCACAGGCCAAGTAATCCAGGGTGGGTTAccttttggatttttgaaaaaGTGTATTAGGTAAGCCTGATGGTGACACCACATTCTCTGTTAAGAAATCCTATTAATTTTGGAAATGAAAGGCAAAATCAAGGCAGGTAGAAACACCTAGTATCTCATGGACTCTGATCGGTCATTTTCTTACTCTTACCTCACAGATTCCTCTCTTTCCTGAGCTTACAACAAATTCTGGGCACTACACATTCATAAGGTAAAACATAGTAAATCATGCTCAGGTTATCATCCTTTCGCAGTATTATAAAGTATACCCTTCTTATGTCCTTGCTTACATTTCCCATCTATTCATCTTAGTCCAGTCAGTGAGAACATTGGTGTAAAGTTCCTCAATAGCCTCACTAATGCTAGCCATGACCCCGGATTTGTAAGATGGCTGAGTTGTGATATGTGAAGTTCCTTAACAATCCCAGCAGTCTTATTTTAGTTTAAAGGTTTCCTGTTCCTGGTACCCAGGGCCTTCCCATATGTAGGCCACCATTTATCTGTTCCCGTAGAATTTAACATTAGTCTTCCCTGATTGCTCTCCTCTCTCTAGATCGGCACTCCACCGTGTCTCAGGGGTTTCTTTGCCTCTTCCCCACATTTATCTAAAATAAGATACCAAGTACCATTTAACTCCTCTCATTATGGAAGCCCAAGGGGGAGACAGCATACTGTTTTAATACCCAGGAACATAGCAAAGAGTCCCAGACCACCTGACCGAAAGAGGGATCGAAGTGTTATGGTACAGAGTCACTCGGAGACTCACCATaaccataaataaattttaataagaggCTTTTTATTTGGGTATCGGCATCCAATGTGGAGCCAGAACTACCCCTGAAAGTGCTCCCGAGATGCAGACCTTAGTCATATCAGCCAGCTCTtataaaggcaaaaaccacaagattacatacatgtattttgTCTAGATGTAAGCAGGGTCTAATTTTAATCTATGTCTTATAGTTTCCCTGGTCATCTTTATGAGCAGATTAAGCAAATTTGATTTCAAAAGCAGAAACAGCAGTTAGTCTTATGACCTACTATCTTGCTAGAACAGCAAATTTTACAAGCTCAGTAAATTTAAGAATAGTCTTTTACCATCTATTCAAAAGgggaagtggggctggagagctggctcagtggttaagagctttgcctgctcttccaaaggtcctgggttcaattcccggcaaccacatggtggctcacaaccatctgtaatgaggtctgcttccctcttctggcctgcagacatacacacagacagaatattgtacacataataagtaaatattttttttaaaaaagggaagtGGGCGCTTATGTACAGCCTGTACAAGTGAGGGGCTTACATGCTACAGGCATGTTTGTGCCTTGATCCCTCAGGTTAATAcgtctgaattttttttctttctttctttctttctttctttctttctttctttttttttttttttttggttttttgagacagggtttctctgtggctttggagcctgtcctggaactagctcttgtagaccaggctggcctggaattcacagagatctgcctgcctctgcctcctgagtcctgggattaaaggcttgtgccaccactgcccagcaataagtctgaaatttaaaagcaatgtttcacacacacacacacacacacacacacacgagtttcaAACTTCTGTGGGAAAATTCTCTATACTCCAAATTTTAATTGTTGTATCCTAACATGGGTAtcctatatttatatatatcctATATTGTTGTAGACAACAAGAATTACTATACAGAGTGTTTGCTCTTCTCTATTAATAAAGGGAAAGTTATGAGGATAAATTTACAGTGGGATTTCGTTCCAGGAGATAATGGGTTTGtgaaataacataaataattaaaaaattatgataaaaacCTGGAAAAATTCAAACCCTGTTTGCAAATTCTAACTTCTCTTTCTCAGCTACCTTCTGTTCCATGTCTCAATAATCTTACAGAAATAAAACATCAGGATCAAAAAGATACTCATCAGTTAAATGAAAAGATTgtttacaatatattttttatagtttgtagccattttaatattaGAAAACCAATAACCTTAGGTTAAAACACTCAAGTGGCATTTCACTCAATTTTGTAGatcccatattttaaaaaaaatcatttccttaGGCCAAGtaagtttcatattttaaaataactactgTGTAATAGGTATtgttattgaaaaattaaaaattctgcaGGATCCCCggcggggcggggggaggggggaaaggagggagagagagagagagaaagagggagggagggagggagggagtgagggagaagcTAAGATCAGGCTGCCTcagcgggagggggagggagtgggcgtggcttgtctcttaaagagacacaaCAATCATTACAGGTACAAAAGACATTTTCATTACCCTTCCACGGCTCTTATCTTCTGAGCCTTACTAGAGCACACATGCCAAGCCAAACACGTAGATAAAGCAGGAAAGCTGCTCCTCTACTTAAAACAAAAAACGGATCTACAAAGCTCAGTGAGATATGAGCTCTGGAAAGCCGATTATTATTTGGTTATTATTTAGTCTAACTGCAAACCGAcctgacattttatttttggattttcaaggcagggtttctctgtagctctggagcctgtcctggaactcgctgtgcagcccaggctggcctgaactcacagagattcccctgcctctgcctccctagtgctgggattaaaggtgtgcgccaccaccgcccagtatAGGTGACTATTTTTTAACCTACTACAAAGCGTAAGGTCAAAGCCCCAAACCCAAGATGATCAACAAGGCTGTTAGGGTGATGACCCCCGGCTTTCGCCCGCCTGAAAAAGCCCACACTgaatccccacccccatccactgagCATGCGCAGTGCAGAGTGACCCCCTCCCGCTGCTGGGCGGAAGGGTTTTTCTATCCTTAAGTCCTCCTCGCACACTCTATGGTCCCCGCAAAGCTTTGTGGGTAACAGATTTCTGCCCGGGCTCCATTTTGCCGTCGGCTGTGGACTCGAGCTCCTGAGACCTCTGCGCTCCTGAGATTTCTGCCGTCCGCCGTCGCCATGGGTCGTCGCCCAGCTCGCTGTTACCGGTACTGTAAGAACAAGCCGTACCCTAAGTCTCGCTTCTGCCGCGGGGTCCCCGATGCGAAGATCCGCATCTTCGACCTGGGTCGGAAGAAGGCGAAGGTGGACGAGTTCCCGCTGTGCGGCCACATGGTGTCGGACGAGTACGAGCAGCTGTCGTCGGAGGCCCTGGAAGCCGCTCGCATCTGCGCCAACAAGTACATGGTGAAGAGCTGCGGCAAGGACGGCTTCCACATCCGCGTGCGCCTGCACCCCTTCCACGTCATCCGCATCAACAAGATGCTGTCGTGCGCCGGCGCCGACCGCCTCCAGACCGGCATGCGAGGCGCCTTCGGGAAGCCGCAGGGCACCGTGGCCCGGGTCCACATCGGCCAGGTCATCATGTCCATCCGCACCAAGCTGCAAAACAAGGAGCACGTGGTCGAAGCCCTGCGCAGGGCCAAGTTCAAGTTCCCCGGCCGCCAGAAGATCCACATCTCCAAGAAGTGGGGCTTCACCAAATTCAACGCCGAGGAGTTCGAAGGCAAGGTGGCGGCGAAGCGCCTCATCCCTGACGGCTGCGGAGTCAAATACATCCCGGAACGTGGTCCTCTGGACAAGTGGCGGGCCCTGCATTCCTGAGGACTTTGCTGGCAGACAAGTAGCACAAGTGATGGTTATGGTTTGAACGTGTTTGTTCCGTTTATAGCGTATAGGACGTTAGTTTGCATAGTATAGAACCTTTCGTTGGACAGTGCCTGCCTTGTTTAAGGGACAAAAAAACTGCAGTTTAGAGACAACGCATTTGCTATTTTGAACCATCTACTTTAAAGTTTTGGAGTGAACATTTGTTTAGTGAAGGCATATATGAAACTGTTATCTTGGATTCAGAGTGCTATAGGAGTTGGAAGATCTGTGTGGAATTATATTTCGAGTGTATCTTTAAAACTAACATATCTAAATTTGGCTGTTTTGCTATAAATTTGtcaatattatttttagatttaccTGTAGCCTCAGGTTATCAATCTTGGAACAGTCGGGTATACTGAAAAGAGTTTTTCTAGACAAGCCTTACATtgtcctgcactcaggagacaagatCCAATCTTTTCTTCATCACAGAAAGGTTATAGGTGACAACAGAGTTCATATTGCTTGTGTTTGGGTCCCGGTAGAATcagcaaagaagagaaaatgacacTAAATCAGCCATCTGCTCTGAGGGGGCCTGAGGGAGCATCTGTAATCTGTTGGTGTTTGCCCTGTATTAGAGTTCCATTGATCACACAggtgctttctgttttatttagaaatgatATACCCTAAAATTACTGAGCTCACGCTGTTTAGTTTGTGGTTAGCGTACCTCGTCTTTGATTGAGACCTCTGAATCTTAATCCTGGAACTTCAGCCTCCGGTTTTCCTCCGCTAATGACATTTTCAGAGGAAGCCGGATAGGGGGACTAAAGTGCATGGTTACATTGCTTAATGTTTGCGTTTATATGCCTTCCTTAGTCAAATGGCACCACATCTGACTTGTCCCTGTAAGTTACTTGTGTGTTTTATACTTAGTTGCTATGACAATATTCATGTTATAGGTAGTTCTCAACAAATAACAAGAATTCATTAAAAAGGCTCTAACAGAAGTACTTACCTGTTGTTTCACTGAGTGCTCTGAGAACTCTTGAAACTCTAGGAAGTTACATCATGTGCACTTAATAAAGGGAAACGTTAACCAGATGGTTTGACTCCTGCGCAGTCctttttgaattttgtcaaactctcagaaattaaaattgtcttaaaaattcaaaaagaaacaagcaatcaAGCCCTTGCTTAGCTATTTATTACTATAGCCATAAAATTTTGGGGTCGTTCTTTTTGGTTTCAAAACTCCTCAAACATGTTAAAAAGAATCATGAGACTTGGAACTCTGCATTCAATACATTTATAAGAAGACAGTTACAGATAAGAGTTTTTTAGTGTTATGTTTGGCTTTGTTTGCTCTCAAGATTAATAGTAATGTTTGTGCATACAGATGtgtggaaagaagaggagggatcTAATAGCTCAGTAATAGTGCAGAGTGTGCAAGGCTTTGTCTCAATTTGTTCCCCAGCATCACAAAAGAAATCTACAGTACTGTCATGTTAAAAACTGGTGGGTAGCTATCAGCTTTAGGGAAGAGGACTTTGCACAAATGGGTAAGATACTAAGACTAGAAGtctgagcctggtggtggtggcacacacctttaatcccagccctaaggaggcagaggcaggtggatctctgagttctaggccagcctgtgttGAAGGGAGCTGCGGACTGCATTCCTGCAACCCTGcgcctggccacctggctagcttatgccccaaaataacacacaaactgt harbors:
- the Rpl10l gene encoding ribosomal protein uL16-like isoform X2 encodes the protein MGRRPARCYRYCKNKPYPKSRFCRGVPDALEAARICANKYMVKSCGKDGFHIRVRLHPFHVIRINKMLSCAGADRLQTGMRGAFGKPQGTVARVHIGQVIMSIRTKLQNKEHVVEALRRAKFKFPGRQKIHISKKWGFTKFNAEEFEGKVAAKRLIPDGCGVKYIPERGPLDKWRALHS
- the Rpl10l gene encoding ribosomal protein uL16-like isoform X1: MGRRPARCYRYCKNKPYPKSRFCRGVPDAKIRIFDLGRKKAKVDEFPLCGHMVSDEYEQLSSEALEAARICANKYMVKSCGKDGFHIRVRLHPFHVIRINKMLSCAGADRLQTGMRGAFGKPQGTVARVHIGQVIMSIRTKLQNKEHVVEALRRAKFKFPGRQKIHISKKWGFTKFNAEEFEGKVAAKRLIPDGCGVKYIPERGPLDKWRALHS